One genomic segment of Kocuria rhizophila DC2201 includes these proteins:
- a CDS encoding glutamate-5-semialdehyde dehydrogenase, whose translation MAENTSVLTAQETFGDDPVTGVGLMADDARVAARTLAKAPRAWKDRALNLMADRIEARRETILEANARDLERGREAGTSAALLDRLKLDAARITGLADALRELATLPDPVGSVVRGQTLANGLRMRQVRVPMGVVGVIYEARPNVTVDIAGIAVKSGNAVLLRGGSAAFDSNRALVGVLRDALADAKLPVDCVQTVDDYGREGANALMGARGKVDVLIPRGGHGLIQSVVTNATVPVIETGEGNVHVFVDASAPVEMATRLVVNSKTHRTSTCNSAETLLLHGAAEEASREVLAALDKAGVALHVDDRAAALLPPGSDHLKATDEDWDTEYLDMDMAVKVVDGLDEAMEHIRRHSTGHTEAIITNDLANAERFSAEVDAAAVMVNASTRFTDGGQLGLGAEIGISTQKMHARGPMGLEELTTTKWLVQGDGHVRP comes from the coding sequence ATGGCAGAGAACACGTCCGTACTGACCGCGCAGGAGACCTTTGGCGACGACCCCGTGACCGGCGTCGGTCTCATGGCCGACGACGCCCGGGTTGCCGCGCGCACGCTCGCCAAGGCCCCGCGCGCCTGGAAGGACCGCGCCCTGAACCTCATGGCGGATCGCATCGAGGCCCGTCGCGAGACCATCCTCGAGGCGAACGCCCGGGACCTCGAGCGTGGCCGCGAGGCGGGGACGTCCGCCGCGCTGCTGGACCGGCTCAAGCTCGACGCCGCGCGCATCACCGGCCTGGCCGACGCCCTGCGCGAGCTGGCGACCCTGCCCGATCCCGTGGGCTCCGTGGTGCGGGGCCAGACCCTGGCGAACGGCCTGCGGATGCGCCAGGTGCGCGTGCCCATGGGCGTAGTGGGCGTGATCTACGAGGCGCGGCCCAATGTGACCGTGGACATCGCCGGGATCGCCGTGAAGTCCGGCAACGCCGTGCTGCTGCGCGGCGGATCGGCCGCGTTCGACTCCAACCGCGCGCTGGTGGGCGTCCTGCGGGACGCCCTCGCGGACGCCAAGCTGCCCGTGGACTGCGTGCAGACCGTGGACGACTACGGCCGGGAGGGCGCGAACGCCCTGATGGGTGCCCGCGGCAAGGTGGACGTGCTCATCCCGCGCGGCGGCCACGGTCTCATCCAGTCCGTGGTCACCAACGCCACGGTGCCGGTGATTGAGACGGGCGAGGGCAACGTGCATGTGTTCGTGGACGCCTCCGCCCCCGTGGAGATGGCCACCCGGCTGGTGGTGAACTCCAAGACCCACCGCACCTCCACGTGCAACTCCGCGGAGACGCTGCTGCTGCACGGCGCGGCCGAGGAGGCCTCCCGCGAGGTGCTAGCGGCCCTCGACAAGGCCGGGGTGGCCCTGCACGTGGACGACCGCGCCGCGGCCCTGCTGCCCCCGGGATCCGACCACCTCAAGGCCACGGACGAGGACTGGGACACCGAGTACCTCGACATGGACATGGCCGTGAAGGTCGTGGACGGGCTGGACGAGGCCATGGAGCACATCCGCCGCCACTCCACCGGGCACACGGAGGCCATCATCACCAACGACCTCGCGAATGCCGAGCGCTTCTCCGCCGAGGTGGACGCCGCGGCCGTGATGGTCAACGCGTCCACGCGCTTCACGGACGGCGGCCAGCTGGGCCTCGGTGCGGAGATCGGGATCTCCACCCAGAAGATGCACGCGCGCGGACCCATGGGCCTGGAGGAGCTGACCACCACCAAGTGGCTGGTCCAGGGTGACGGGCACGTGCGCCCCTGA
- the nadD gene encoding nicotinate-nucleotide adenylyltransferase, whose protein sequence is MGGTFDPIHHGHLVAASEVAAVFDLDEVVFVPTGEPWQKAGQQVTDAEHRYLMTVVATASNPRFTVSRVDVDRHGPTYTIDTLRDLHRQRPEAELFFITGADAMAEILTWKGAEELWRLACFVGVTRPGHVLSAPVGSESVSLLNVPAMAISSTDCRARVAEGKPVWYLVPDGVVQYINKYGLYRGAAEPSAGGHTPADATAPRPSAPTDPSGHPRPDQRSTS, encoded by the coding sequence ATGGGCGGTACGTTCGACCCCATCCACCACGGGCACCTCGTGGCGGCCTCGGAGGTCGCGGCGGTCTTCGACCTGGACGAGGTGGTCTTCGTGCCCACGGGTGAGCCGTGGCAGAAGGCCGGCCAGCAGGTCACGGACGCGGAGCACCGCTACCTGATGACCGTGGTGGCCACCGCGTCCAACCCGCGATTCACGGTGTCCCGGGTGGACGTGGACCGCCACGGCCCCACCTACACGATCGACACCCTGCGCGACCTGCACCGCCAGCGACCCGAGGCCGAGCTGTTCTTCATCACCGGCGCGGACGCCATGGCGGAGATCCTCACGTGGAAGGGTGCCGAGGAGCTGTGGCGGCTGGCCTGCTTCGTGGGCGTCACCCGCCCCGGCCACGTGCTCTCCGCGCCCGTGGGCTCCGAGAGCGTGTCCCTGCTCAACGTGCCCGCCATGGCCATCTCGTCCACGGACTGCCGGGCCCGGGTGGCCGAGGGCAAACCGGTCTGGTACCTGGTGCCGGACGGCGTGGTGCAGTACATCAACAAGTACGGCCTGTACCGCGGCGCGGCAGAGCCCTCCGCGGGCGGCCACACCCCCGCGGACGCCACCGCGCCGCGCCCTTCCGCCCCCACGGATCCGTCCGGGCACCCCCGCCCGGACCAGAGGAGCACCTCGTGA
- the rsfS gene encoding ribosome silencing factor, whose amino-acid sequence MTATTESIDLVRAAALAADQKKAENVVAFDVSESLAITDVFMVASAPNERQVSAVVDAVEEALIERFDRRPLRREGKGEGRWVLLDFGDAVIHVLHDEDREFYALERLWGDCPAIDVQLPAPGRPDAAGPADDDAARAV is encoded by the coding sequence GTGACTGCCACCACCGAATCCATCGACCTCGTCCGCGCCGCAGCCCTGGCGGCGGACCAGAAGAAGGCGGAGAACGTCGTCGCGTTCGACGTCTCCGAGAGCCTGGCCATCACGGACGTGTTCATGGTCGCCTCCGCACCCAACGAGCGCCAGGTCTCCGCTGTGGTGGACGCCGTGGAGGAGGCGCTGATCGAGCGCTTCGACCGCCGCCCCCTGCGCCGTGAGGGCAAGGGCGAGGGCCGGTGGGTGCTGCTCGACTTCGGGGACGCCGTGATCCACGTGCTGCACGACGAGGACCGCGAGTTCTACGCCCTCGAACGGCTGTGGGGCGACTGCCCGGCCATCGACGTCCAGCTGCCCGCGCCAGGCCGCCCGGACGCCGCCGGGCCGGCCGACGACGACGCCGCGCGCGCGGTCTGA
- a CDS encoding EamA family transporter yields MTSPVLSRRAVLTATGLVFVGSAAIQLSSAISSTLFASYGTVGTSALRMLIAAALLLVLVRPRVRRRSRSEWLGIVGYGAAMAAMNVSLYAAVDRLPLGVAVTLEFLGPCAVALVAARRVREGACALLSLGGVVLISAGPSGYFDALGYAAGLLAAVFFGLYTVFAARVGAAGGGLDGVALSVGVAALCTAPFAVARVPEVTAPDWGWLAVSAVLGVAVPGTVDALAGRVTSARVIGVLFAFDPALGAVVGLTVLGESLRLTALLGILLVVAAGALLVWFSGSPDDDAAGPTPAP; encoded by the coding sequence GTGACCTCACCGGTGCTCTCCCGCCGGGCGGTGCTCACCGCCACCGGTCTCGTGTTCGTGGGCTCGGCGGCCATCCAGCTGTCCTCGGCGATCTCCTCCACGCTGTTCGCGTCCTACGGCACCGTGGGCACCAGTGCGCTGCGCATGCTGATCGCCGCCGCCCTGCTGCTGGTGCTCGTGCGCCCCCGGGTGCGCCGCCGTTCGCGCTCGGAGTGGCTCGGGATCGTGGGCTACGGTGCCGCGATGGCGGCCATGAACGTGAGTCTCTACGCGGCCGTCGACCGGCTCCCCCTGGGAGTGGCCGTGACGCTCGAGTTCCTGGGCCCGTGCGCGGTGGCCCTCGTGGCGGCCCGCAGGGTCAGGGAGGGTGCGTGCGCGCTGCTGTCCCTGGGCGGCGTCGTGCTGATCTCGGCGGGGCCCTCCGGGTACTTCGACGCGCTCGGCTACGCCGCGGGGCTGCTCGCCGCGGTCTTCTTCGGGCTGTACACGGTGTTCGCCGCGCGGGTCGGCGCGGCAGGGGGCGGTCTGGACGGCGTGGCCCTGTCCGTGGGCGTCGCGGCCCTGTGCACCGCGCCGTTCGCGGTGGCACGGGTCCCCGAGGTCACGGCACCGGACTGGGGGTGGCTCGCGGTCTCCGCCGTGCTCGGGGTGGCCGTCCCGGGCACGGTGGACGCGCTGGCCGGGCGGGTCACCTCCGCGCGGGTGATCGGCGTGCTCTTCGCGTTCGACCCCGCCCTGGGGGCCGTGGTGGGGCTCACCGTGCTGGGTGAGAGCCTGCGGCTCACTGCGCTGCTGGGCATCCTGCTGGTGGTCGCGGCGGGGGCGCTGCTCGTGTGGTTCTCCGGCTCCCCCGACGACGACGCCGCGGGGCCGACTCCGGCGCCCTGA